One window of the Eucalyptus grandis isolate ANBG69807.140 chromosome 6, ASM1654582v1, whole genome shotgun sequence genome contains the following:
- the LOC104450046 gene encoding ubiquitin carboxyl-terminal hydrolase 15 isoform X1 produces MLEPREADIPILFLVLVVLPLVAYILLGKWSDSAKKKERISLLAQLAAEEAFKAEAMAVADVVPLVASSKNGTHQCVRCSSRATTRCSRCKSVRYCSGKCQIIHWRQVHRQECQPLHITWHYPSPQPGLMEDNRDDVIYNSVSTGSSASVSCSSTDASQVSAPERKSKEKRVSRKLSRGISRKDDGFKYDFLDEVSGNVTDCSSSFNSCPRKEAFVRHKANTNGSLGSEGETTGRNSFNCMNGYANGHAVLTHKIEENSKWASQQENLSNTRENHGNFFSSSEHGVCSSERSPCTVPGGSDVFETSSAQTMESDCQSKATTRGSVKAERASLSFESGVPKPPNSMTEASTEQCLGSERREQVTVLGVIAAEGTSTFANTGITKTMGVRKSTKLTRCDASEHNGERQKKSEMLFPYEEFVRFFQYEVFDLSPRGLINCGNSCYANAVLQCLTCTKPLTIYLLHKQHSRACLGKDWCLLCELEQHVTMLRESGAPLSPGRILVHMRSLNRHIGEGSQEDAHEFLRLLVASMQSICLEGSGGEKKVEPRLQETTFIQYTFGGRLRSKVKCLRCHHESERYENIMDLTLEIYGPVESLQDALTQFTTPEDLDGENMYRCGRCAAYVRARKQLSIHEAPNILTIVLKRFQEGRYGKITKCITFPEMLDMIPYMTGKGDMPPLYMLYAVVVHLDTQNASFSGHYVSYVRNLRGNWFRIDDTEVQPVPMSHVMSEGAYILFYMRTCPRPHKSLSGKAVREQGFASERNCILRSQKPTRQAETKQGSKFDGHETSLDPRPPYIAAGTAKCASVGVTRFSENVQPLIENYNDMFGTEFSDATSSDWSLFTSSDEAASFTTESTRDSFSTGDYADMCNVDSISSIFSNLYGSEYSPSNPVSCRLFLNSGAQTRFVSEEKGIVLDSYLSTQEPGRVQKGERSKQRVNPPSGSSSDRNCNAHVNNSRYPKRAVARTSSHCISSS; encoded by the exons ATGCTTGAACCAAGGGAGGCTGATATTCCAATCTTGTTTCTTGTCTTGGTCGTGCTTCCTTTGGTTGCTTACATTTTACTTGGGAAGTGGAGTGATTctgcaaagaagaaagagaggataAGTTTGCTTGCTCAGCTCGCTGCCGAGGAAGCTTTCAAAGCTGAAGCTATGGCCGTGGCAGATGTTGTACCTCTTGTGGCTTCCTCAAAAAACGGAACGCATCAATGTGTACGATGCTCTAGTCGAGCGACAACTCGCTGCTCCAGATGCAAGTCTGTTAGATATTG TTCCGGTAAGTGTCAGATAATTCACTGGAGGCAAGTACATAGACAAGAATGTCAACCACTGCACATCACCTGGCACTATCCATCTCCTCAGCCTGGCTTAATGGAAGATAATCGAGATGATGTAATTTACAATTCCGTGAGCACCGGTTCCTCAGCTTCTGTTTCTTGTTCGTCAACTGATGCATCTCAAGTCTCAGCACCAGAGAGGAAGAGTAAAGAGAAGCGAGTTTCACGTAAATTAAGCAGGGGAATATCAAGAAAAGATGACGGATTCAAATATGATTTCCTTGATGAAGTTAGTGGAAACGTGACTGATTGTTCATCCTCTTTTAACTCTTGCCCCCGAAAGGAGGCTTTTGTAAGACATAAG GCAAATACCAATGGATCATTAGGGTCTGAAGGAGAAACTACTGGAAGGAACAGCTTCAATTGCATGAATGGGTATGCCAATGGACATGCAGTTTTGACTCATAAAATTGAGGAGAATAGCAAGTGGGCAAGCCAACAAGAGAACTTATCTAATACAAGGGAGAATCATGGcaacttcttttcttcatcagaACATGGGGTCTGTTCAAGTGAGAGGTCCCCATGTACTGTTCCAGGTGGTAGTGATGTCTTTGAAACTTCTAGTGCTCAAACCATGGAGTCAGATTGTCAGTCTAAAGCTACTACAAGGGGTAGTGTTAAAGCGGAAAGGGCTTCGCTTTCTTTTGAGAGTGGTGTACCTAAACCACCGAATTCAATGACGGAAGCATCTACTGAGCAATGCTTAGGAAGTGAGAGAAGGGAACAAGTTACAG TGCTAGGGGTAATTGCAGCAGAAGGGACCAGTACTTTCGCTAATACTGGAATCACGAAGACGATGGGGGTAAGGAAGTCAACAAAACTTACCCGGTGTGACGCTTCGGAACATAATGGCGAGAGGCAAAAAAAATCTGAA ATGCTATTTCCCTATGAAGAATTTGTAAGGTTCTTTCAGTATGAAGTTTTCGACTTATCACCTAGGGGACTTATCAATTGCGGCAACAG TTGCTATGCCAATGCTGTGTTGCAGTGTTTGACATGTACAAAGCCTCTCACTATCTATTTGCTCCACAAACAACATTCAAGAGCCT GTTTGGGAAAAGATTGGTGTCTTTTGTGTGAACTTGAGCAACATGTGACAATGCTGAGAGAAAGCGGTGCACCACTGTCTCCTGGCAGAATACTAGTGCACATGCGGAGTCTTAATCGCCATATTGGTGAAGGAAGTCAGGAAGATGCTCATGAATTTCTGAG GCTTCTTGTCGCATCAATGCAGTCCATTTGCTTGGAGGGATCGGGTGGGGAGAAGAAGGTTGAACCGAGATTGCAAGAGACGACATTCATTCAATATACATTTGGTGGGCGCCTCAGATCAAAG GTCAAGTGTTTGAGATGTCATCATGAGTCAGAGCGCTATGAAAACATAATGGATCTCACGTTGGAGATATATGGTCCTGTTGAATCATTGCAAGATGCACTGACACAATTTACAACTCCAGAAGATCTGGATGGAGAAAACATGTACAGATGTGGAAG ATGTGCTGCATATGTGCGAGCCAGAAAGCAGTTGAGTATACATGAGGCACCCAATATCCTGACTATTGTATTGAAGAGGTTCCAG GAGGGAAGATATGGGAAAATAACTAAGTGCATTACTTTTCCTGAAATGCTGGATATGATCCCGTACATGACAGGAAAAGGCGACATGCCTCCACTTTACATGCTTTATGCTGTGGTTGTCCATTTGGATACACAGAATGCATCTTTTTCCGGACATTATGTGTCTTATGTGAGAAATTTGCGAGGCAATTGGTTCAGGATAGATGACACTGAG GTTCAACCTGTACCAATGAGCCATGTAATGTCAGAAGGAGCATATATCCTATTTTACATGAG GACCTGTCCACGTCCGCACAAAAGTTTATCTGGAAAAGCTGTCAGAGAACAAGGTTTCGCGTCTGAAAgaaattgcatattaagaagTCAAAAGCCTACAAGACAAGCAGAGACCAAACAAGGCAGCAAATTTGATGGCCATGAAACTTCACTGGATCCAAGACCACCATATATCGCCGCAGGCACAGCAAAGTGTGCGTCTGTTGGCGTTACTCGGTTCAGTGAAAATGTGCAACCGTTGATTGAGAATTATAACGACATGTTTGGAACGGAATTTTCTGATGCTACATCAAGCGATTGGTCTCTGTTTACGAGTTCAGACGAGGCAGCTTCTTTTACTACAGAGAGTACAAGAGACTCGTTCAGCACTGGAGACTATGCCGATATGTGCAACGTGGATTCAATCTCCTCGATCTTCAGCAACTTGTATGGTTCAGAGTACTCCCCATCAAATCCTGTCTCCTGTAGATTATTCTTGAACAGTGGAGCACAGACGAGGTTCGTCTCGGAGGAAAAGGGCATTGTGCTGGATTCCTACTTGTCAACCCAAGAACCCGGTAGAGTGCAGAAAGGAGAGAGGTCGAAACAGAGAGTGAACCCACCGAGCGGATCATCCAGTGATAGGAACTGTAATGCGCATGTAAACAATAGTCGTTACCCTAAGCGGGCTGTTGCACGGACTTCCAGTCATTGTATATCTAGTTCTTAG
- the LOC104450046 gene encoding ubiquitin carboxyl-terminal hydrolase 15 isoform X5 yields MLEPREADIPILFLVLVVLPLVAYILLGKWSDSAKKKERISLLAQLAAEEAFKAEAMAVADVVPLVASSKNGTHQCVRCSSRATTRCSRCKSVRYCSGKCQIIHWRQVHRQECQPLHITWHYPSPQPGLMEDNRDDVIYNSVSTGSSASVSCSSTDASQVSAPERKSKEKRVSRKLSRGISRKDDGFKYDFLDEANTNGSLGSEGETTGRNSFNCMNGYANGHAVLTHKIEENSKWASQQENLSNTRENHGNFFSSSEHGVCSSERSPCTVPGGSDVFETSSAQTMESDCQSKATTRGSVKAERASLSFESGVPKPPNSMTEASTEQCLGSERREQVTVLGVIAAEGTSTFANTGITKTMGVRKSTKLTRCDASEHNGERQKKSEMLFPYEEFVRFFQYEVFDLSPRGLINCGNSCYANAVLQCLTCTKPLTIYLLHKQHSRACLGKDWCLLCELEQHVTMLRESGAPLSPGRILVHMRSLNRHIGEGSQEDAHEFLRLLVASMQSICLEGSGGEKKVEPRLQETTFIQYTFGGRLRSKVKCLRCHHESERYENIMDLTLEIYGPVESLQDALTQFTTPEDLDGENMYRCGRCAAYVRARKQLSIHEAPNILTIVLKRFQEGRYGKITKCITFPEMLDMIPYMTGKGDMPPLYMLYAVVVHLDTQNASFSGHYVSYVRNLRGNWFRIDDTEVQPVPMSHVMSEGAYILFYMRTCPRPHKSLSGKAVREQGFASERNCILRSQKPTRQAETKQGSKFDGHETSLDPRPPYIAAGTAKCASVGVTRFSENVQPLIENYNDMFGTEFSDATSSDWSLFTSSDEAASFTTESTRDSFSTGDYADMCNVDSISSIFSNLYGSEYSPSNPVSCRLFLNSGAQTRFVSEEKGIVLDSYLSTQEPGRVQKGERSKQRVNPPSGSSSDRNCNAHVNNSRYPKRAVARTSSHCISSS; encoded by the exons ATGCTTGAACCAAGGGAGGCTGATATTCCAATCTTGTTTCTTGTCTTGGTCGTGCTTCCTTTGGTTGCTTACATTTTACTTGGGAAGTGGAGTGATTctgcaaagaagaaagagaggataAGTTTGCTTGCTCAGCTCGCTGCCGAGGAAGCTTTCAAAGCTGAAGCTATGGCCGTGGCAGATGTTGTACCTCTTGTGGCTTCCTCAAAAAACGGAACGCATCAATGTGTACGATGCTCTAGTCGAGCGACAACTCGCTGCTCCAGATGCAAGTCTGTTAGATATTG TTCCGGTAAGTGTCAGATAATTCACTGGAGGCAAGTACATAGACAAGAATGTCAACCACTGCACATCACCTGGCACTATCCATCTCCTCAGCCTGGCTTAATGGAAGATAATCGAGATGATGTAATTTACAATTCCGTGAGCACCGGTTCCTCAGCTTCTGTTTCTTGTTCGTCAACTGATGCATCTCAAGTCTCAGCACCAGAGAGGAAGAGTAAAGAGAAGCGAGTTTCACGTAAATTAAGCAGGGGAATATCAAGAAAAGATGACGGATTCAAATATGATTTCCTTGATGAA GCAAATACCAATGGATCATTAGGGTCTGAAGGAGAAACTACTGGAAGGAACAGCTTCAATTGCATGAATGGGTATGCCAATGGACATGCAGTTTTGACTCATAAAATTGAGGAGAATAGCAAGTGGGCAAGCCAACAAGAGAACTTATCTAATACAAGGGAGAATCATGGcaacttcttttcttcatcagaACATGGGGTCTGTTCAAGTGAGAGGTCCCCATGTACTGTTCCAGGTGGTAGTGATGTCTTTGAAACTTCTAGTGCTCAAACCATGGAGTCAGATTGTCAGTCTAAAGCTACTACAAGGGGTAGTGTTAAAGCGGAAAGGGCTTCGCTTTCTTTTGAGAGTGGTGTACCTAAACCACCGAATTCAATGACGGAAGCATCTACTGAGCAATGCTTAGGAAGTGAGAGAAGGGAACAAGTTACAG TGCTAGGGGTAATTGCAGCAGAAGGGACCAGTACTTTCGCTAATACTGGAATCACGAAGACGATGGGGGTAAGGAAGTCAACAAAACTTACCCGGTGTGACGCTTCGGAACATAATGGCGAGAGGCAAAAAAAATCTGAA ATGCTATTTCCCTATGAAGAATTTGTAAGGTTCTTTCAGTATGAAGTTTTCGACTTATCACCTAGGGGACTTATCAATTGCGGCAACAG TTGCTATGCCAATGCTGTGTTGCAGTGTTTGACATGTACAAAGCCTCTCACTATCTATTTGCTCCACAAACAACATTCAAGAGCCT GTTTGGGAAAAGATTGGTGTCTTTTGTGTGAACTTGAGCAACATGTGACAATGCTGAGAGAAAGCGGTGCACCACTGTCTCCTGGCAGAATACTAGTGCACATGCGGAGTCTTAATCGCCATATTGGTGAAGGAAGTCAGGAAGATGCTCATGAATTTCTGAG GCTTCTTGTCGCATCAATGCAGTCCATTTGCTTGGAGGGATCGGGTGGGGAGAAGAAGGTTGAACCGAGATTGCAAGAGACGACATTCATTCAATATACATTTGGTGGGCGCCTCAGATCAAAG GTCAAGTGTTTGAGATGTCATCATGAGTCAGAGCGCTATGAAAACATAATGGATCTCACGTTGGAGATATATGGTCCTGTTGAATCATTGCAAGATGCACTGACACAATTTACAACTCCAGAAGATCTGGATGGAGAAAACATGTACAGATGTGGAAG ATGTGCTGCATATGTGCGAGCCAGAAAGCAGTTGAGTATACATGAGGCACCCAATATCCTGACTATTGTATTGAAGAGGTTCCAG GAGGGAAGATATGGGAAAATAACTAAGTGCATTACTTTTCCTGAAATGCTGGATATGATCCCGTACATGACAGGAAAAGGCGACATGCCTCCACTTTACATGCTTTATGCTGTGGTTGTCCATTTGGATACACAGAATGCATCTTTTTCCGGACATTATGTGTCTTATGTGAGAAATTTGCGAGGCAATTGGTTCAGGATAGATGACACTGAG GTTCAACCTGTACCAATGAGCCATGTAATGTCAGAAGGAGCATATATCCTATTTTACATGAG GACCTGTCCACGTCCGCACAAAAGTTTATCTGGAAAAGCTGTCAGAGAACAAGGTTTCGCGTCTGAAAgaaattgcatattaagaagTCAAAAGCCTACAAGACAAGCAGAGACCAAACAAGGCAGCAAATTTGATGGCCATGAAACTTCACTGGATCCAAGACCACCATATATCGCCGCAGGCACAGCAAAGTGTGCGTCTGTTGGCGTTACTCGGTTCAGTGAAAATGTGCAACCGTTGATTGAGAATTATAACGACATGTTTGGAACGGAATTTTCTGATGCTACATCAAGCGATTGGTCTCTGTTTACGAGTTCAGACGAGGCAGCTTCTTTTACTACAGAGAGTACAAGAGACTCGTTCAGCACTGGAGACTATGCCGATATGTGCAACGTGGATTCAATCTCCTCGATCTTCAGCAACTTGTATGGTTCAGAGTACTCCCCATCAAATCCTGTCTCCTGTAGATTATTCTTGAACAGTGGAGCACAGACGAGGTTCGTCTCGGAGGAAAAGGGCATTGTGCTGGATTCCTACTTGTCAACCCAAGAACCCGGTAGAGTGCAGAAAGGAGAGAGGTCGAAACAGAGAGTGAACCCACCGAGCGGATCATCCAGTGATAGGAACTGTAATGCGCATGTAAACAATAGTCGTTACCCTAAGCGGGCTGTTGCACGGACTTCCAGTCATTGTATATCTAGTTCTTAG
- the LOC104450046 gene encoding ubiquitin carboxyl-terminal hydrolase 15 isoform X2 — protein MLEPREADIPILFLVLVVLPLVAYILLGKWSDSAKKKERISLLAQLAAEEAFKAEAMAVADVVPLVASSKNGTHQCVRCSSRATTRCSRCKSVRYCSGKCQIIHWRQVHRQECQPLHITWHYPSPQPGLMEDNRDDVIYNSVSTGSSASVSCSSTDASQVSAPERKSKEKRVSRKLSRGISRKDDGFKYDFLDEVSGNVTDCSSSFNSCPRKEAFVRHKANTNGSLGSEGETTGRNSFNCMNGYANGHAVLTHKIEENSKWASQQENLSNTRENHGNFFSSSEHGVCSSERSPCTVPGGSDVFETSSAQTMESDCQSKATTRGSVKAERASLSFESGVPKPPNSMTEASTEQCLGSERREQVTGVIAAEGTSTFANTGITKTMGVRKSTKLTRCDASEHNGERQKKSEMLFPYEEFVRFFQYEVFDLSPRGLINCGNSCYANAVLQCLTCTKPLTIYLLHKQHSRACLGKDWCLLCELEQHVTMLRESGAPLSPGRILVHMRSLNRHIGEGSQEDAHEFLRLLVASMQSICLEGSGGEKKVEPRLQETTFIQYTFGGRLRSKVKCLRCHHESERYENIMDLTLEIYGPVESLQDALTQFTTPEDLDGENMYRCGRCAAYVRARKQLSIHEAPNILTIVLKRFQEGRYGKITKCITFPEMLDMIPYMTGKGDMPPLYMLYAVVVHLDTQNASFSGHYVSYVRNLRGNWFRIDDTEVQPVPMSHVMSEGAYILFYMRTCPRPHKSLSGKAVREQGFASERNCILRSQKPTRQAETKQGSKFDGHETSLDPRPPYIAAGTAKCASVGVTRFSENVQPLIENYNDMFGTEFSDATSSDWSLFTSSDEAASFTTESTRDSFSTGDYADMCNVDSISSIFSNLYGSEYSPSNPVSCRLFLNSGAQTRFVSEEKGIVLDSYLSTQEPGRVQKGERSKQRVNPPSGSSSDRNCNAHVNNSRYPKRAVARTSSHCISSS, from the exons ATGCTTGAACCAAGGGAGGCTGATATTCCAATCTTGTTTCTTGTCTTGGTCGTGCTTCCTTTGGTTGCTTACATTTTACTTGGGAAGTGGAGTGATTctgcaaagaagaaagagaggataAGTTTGCTTGCTCAGCTCGCTGCCGAGGAAGCTTTCAAAGCTGAAGCTATGGCCGTGGCAGATGTTGTACCTCTTGTGGCTTCCTCAAAAAACGGAACGCATCAATGTGTACGATGCTCTAGTCGAGCGACAACTCGCTGCTCCAGATGCAAGTCTGTTAGATATTG TTCCGGTAAGTGTCAGATAATTCACTGGAGGCAAGTACATAGACAAGAATGTCAACCACTGCACATCACCTGGCACTATCCATCTCCTCAGCCTGGCTTAATGGAAGATAATCGAGATGATGTAATTTACAATTCCGTGAGCACCGGTTCCTCAGCTTCTGTTTCTTGTTCGTCAACTGATGCATCTCAAGTCTCAGCACCAGAGAGGAAGAGTAAAGAGAAGCGAGTTTCACGTAAATTAAGCAGGGGAATATCAAGAAAAGATGACGGATTCAAATATGATTTCCTTGATGAAGTTAGTGGAAACGTGACTGATTGTTCATCCTCTTTTAACTCTTGCCCCCGAAAGGAGGCTTTTGTAAGACATAAG GCAAATACCAATGGATCATTAGGGTCTGAAGGAGAAACTACTGGAAGGAACAGCTTCAATTGCATGAATGGGTATGCCAATGGACATGCAGTTTTGACTCATAAAATTGAGGAGAATAGCAAGTGGGCAAGCCAACAAGAGAACTTATCTAATACAAGGGAGAATCATGGcaacttcttttcttcatcagaACATGGGGTCTGTTCAAGTGAGAGGTCCCCATGTACTGTTCCAGGTGGTAGTGATGTCTTTGAAACTTCTAGTGCTCAAACCATGGAGTCAGATTGTCAGTCTAAAGCTACTACAAGGGGTAGTGTTAAAGCGGAAAGGGCTTCGCTTTCTTTTGAGAGTGGTGTACCTAAACCACCGAATTCAATGACGGAAGCATCTACTGAGCAATGCTTAGGAAGTGAGAGAAGGGAACAAGTTACAG GGGTAATTGCAGCAGAAGGGACCAGTACTTTCGCTAATACTGGAATCACGAAGACGATGGGGGTAAGGAAGTCAACAAAACTTACCCGGTGTGACGCTTCGGAACATAATGGCGAGAGGCAAAAAAAATCTGAA ATGCTATTTCCCTATGAAGAATTTGTAAGGTTCTTTCAGTATGAAGTTTTCGACTTATCACCTAGGGGACTTATCAATTGCGGCAACAG TTGCTATGCCAATGCTGTGTTGCAGTGTTTGACATGTACAAAGCCTCTCACTATCTATTTGCTCCACAAACAACATTCAAGAGCCT GTTTGGGAAAAGATTGGTGTCTTTTGTGTGAACTTGAGCAACATGTGACAATGCTGAGAGAAAGCGGTGCACCACTGTCTCCTGGCAGAATACTAGTGCACATGCGGAGTCTTAATCGCCATATTGGTGAAGGAAGTCAGGAAGATGCTCATGAATTTCTGAG GCTTCTTGTCGCATCAATGCAGTCCATTTGCTTGGAGGGATCGGGTGGGGAGAAGAAGGTTGAACCGAGATTGCAAGAGACGACATTCATTCAATATACATTTGGTGGGCGCCTCAGATCAAAG GTCAAGTGTTTGAGATGTCATCATGAGTCAGAGCGCTATGAAAACATAATGGATCTCACGTTGGAGATATATGGTCCTGTTGAATCATTGCAAGATGCACTGACACAATTTACAACTCCAGAAGATCTGGATGGAGAAAACATGTACAGATGTGGAAG ATGTGCTGCATATGTGCGAGCCAGAAAGCAGTTGAGTATACATGAGGCACCCAATATCCTGACTATTGTATTGAAGAGGTTCCAG GAGGGAAGATATGGGAAAATAACTAAGTGCATTACTTTTCCTGAAATGCTGGATATGATCCCGTACATGACAGGAAAAGGCGACATGCCTCCACTTTACATGCTTTATGCTGTGGTTGTCCATTTGGATACACAGAATGCATCTTTTTCCGGACATTATGTGTCTTATGTGAGAAATTTGCGAGGCAATTGGTTCAGGATAGATGACACTGAG GTTCAACCTGTACCAATGAGCCATGTAATGTCAGAAGGAGCATATATCCTATTTTACATGAG GACCTGTCCACGTCCGCACAAAAGTTTATCTGGAAAAGCTGTCAGAGAACAAGGTTTCGCGTCTGAAAgaaattgcatattaagaagTCAAAAGCCTACAAGACAAGCAGAGACCAAACAAGGCAGCAAATTTGATGGCCATGAAACTTCACTGGATCCAAGACCACCATATATCGCCGCAGGCACAGCAAAGTGTGCGTCTGTTGGCGTTACTCGGTTCAGTGAAAATGTGCAACCGTTGATTGAGAATTATAACGACATGTTTGGAACGGAATTTTCTGATGCTACATCAAGCGATTGGTCTCTGTTTACGAGTTCAGACGAGGCAGCTTCTTTTACTACAGAGAGTACAAGAGACTCGTTCAGCACTGGAGACTATGCCGATATGTGCAACGTGGATTCAATCTCCTCGATCTTCAGCAACTTGTATGGTTCAGAGTACTCCCCATCAAATCCTGTCTCCTGTAGATTATTCTTGAACAGTGGAGCACAGACGAGGTTCGTCTCGGAGGAAAAGGGCATTGTGCTGGATTCCTACTTGTCAACCCAAGAACCCGGTAGAGTGCAGAAAGGAGAGAGGTCGAAACAGAGAGTGAACCCACCGAGCGGATCATCCAGTGATAGGAACTGTAATGCGCATGTAAACAATAGTCGTTACCCTAAGCGGGCTGTTGCACGGACTTCCAGTCATTGTATATCTAGTTCTTAG